GCAAATTAAGTGAGGACTATAGAGTACATATGTagttttttgtgtgtgtgtattTTGATCATTCTTTTGTCCTAGCCTCTGACACTGCTATTTGTTTTAGCTAGGAATATAAGTCTTGATTCAATAATAGAGAAATTCCACTTTTCTTTATCTCACAATATTTTAAAACTATCTttcaatgtaacaaaaaaaaacgtcAAAACAGGGAGGACAAGTCTTCCCAAACACTGACGTTCGGTTCAGACGCTCACTTCAGATGCTCATACCAGAAACCAACTCTAGACACTTAGCTTTAAACGCTTGGCTCTAGCTTCAAATGCTCGTGCCGGACACCTACTCCAGACGCTTGGCTCCATACACTTAGATGCTTGGCTTAGGCGTGTGCCGATGGTTCACCTAGACGCATGAATCACTTGACAAAACCTTGTGAAGCATAAAGTCAAGTATTGGATTCATTAAAACATAAGagattgaaaattaattttcccTCAACATTCTCCCCTTTTGATGATGTCAAAACTTATTATTATAAGGATAAGGTTCATGTATTTTTCCATTACTGCCCCCAAGTTTACTACGCTCTCTCTGAGTCCAAGTTCCTTTCTTTATAACGTGCCAAGTTTAATTTTACCAACTTATACTTATTACTCCCCATTTTTATCATCACAAAAAAAAGGGGATCAGAGTAGAGGATGCAGATTTAAGTAGAGCAAAGTAAGAAAGCATCAGTATAATCATATTAAAACACATAATGTAACCTATTATTCATTTAAGAGAAAGCAAACACCATAATAAGCATCCTccaaatttttttaaagaaaatacgCATCAATGGCCACTCATTTTTAACAAACAACTCTTTAATTTCATTCAAGATAGCATTAATGTTGACTTGAGACTATCAGAAATCATCCTAGAGAGATGCTGCATGAGCCCTGGTTTGATTGACTTCAGTAAGCATATTATTGTACATTGCAGCTTGTTCTTCCTTAAAAGTTTCTTCACCATTTTGGTAGGCATTAAATTATGCTCAGATTTTTGAACATCATGGAGATGAGGAGAACGGAGAGCCCAGGGTGAGCTAGTAGGTAGAGGTGATGGTGAATTGTGAGGTGGAGAGGTTGAGATTTTTTTCTGCAGATATCGGGacaaatttctttttcttcagcatTTTCTCCTTGATTTGTGGTTTCTCCTTCCTTCTATGAACAGAAACTGACTGTTCATCTTCCTTAGTAAGAAATTTTCCAGTAGTCACCAAAACAAACAGAAGTACATAATGAGATATAGGTGTTGACTTCTTGTCATAGCTACTGCATGAGAAGCATGAGGACTGAAGTTACTAGAACGAGATATACGATTACAATGACAAAAGCTACCTACAGTATTAGTAGGAGATGAACTCCAACATGGTATGATGCAACATAATGCTTGCTGTTGGAAGCTAAGTAAGTGATAGTAGAGAAGTATTTTGGTGAAAAAATAGAACCCAAGTTGCTGTTTAGCAAAAAAGGGTGATTCCTTGATGATTGAAATGATGATTTATGAAGTTTGTTTATGTGTCATTAtgtaaatttttaaataaatggtTCGACTTTGTGAAACAGGACACAGTCCAGTTTCAGAGTAAAAGGGGAATTTCATGTCAATTCAGTAACTGACCTCTCCCTGGAGCAACATCTGCTTCTCTCCGTTCGGAACGTCAAAGGTCCCGGCCTAGACCATAATCTTCTTTAATCAGATTTAAGGCATTTGTTTTTAGGATTTCACCATGCATATACCTTGATAATCTATCATGTGTAGTAGCAGAGAAATAACCTCTTTCCCCACACATCCTAAGAATCTCCGATGCCAAATCTGAATCTCCCTTTTCTTTCATGTGCTCAATACATGCAGCCAAAGTAAATGGGTGAGCCTTCCATCCTGGTCGACCAGCCAAGATTGCTTTCTTCATTGTTTCAACTACTTTATCCATATCTTTGCATCTGTAATAGCCACCAGCCAAACGATCCCATATACTTCCATCTAATTTACTGTCTCTTTCTAAAAGCCTCCCAACATATGCTTCAGCCTTTTCCAACAGACCATTCTTACAATAAATACTCACCATCACATTTGGAACTCTGATGTCACGGCGTGTATTTCCAGATTCCCATTTCTCCATAATCCTCTCAGCTCCATCAACGTCATTCAACCTTGATAACGCAGTTAACAAGCTTATGTAACTTGAATTGAGGATATTATTGAAGTTTTTGCACATGTTCCAAATGCGATACACATCGTCCTTTTTACCGATAGCAGCATACTTAATCATAAGAGATTCATAGGCAACCCTCCTCATCTTTCGTTCGATTAATTGCTCCGATTTCTTCAACATTGCCAATGACTTATCAAATCGGCAAGCTTTAATATAACCATCTGCTGCAGTACAGTATGTTAACCAATCCACAGTTATCAGGGGATCAACTTCCGTCTGCGCTAGTAACTTCTCCATCTCATTTATATCATTACTTTCCACAAGGGCCCTCAGCCAGGTATTAACTGTGACACAGTCCCATAAGTCCTTCTCTATCATTTCTCGCATCAAATCATACGATTTCTTAGATTGACCTGTCCGAGCATAGAGTTTCAACATAACATTATAACTCAATACAAGGCATGTTACCCGCTTGGAGGAGTATTCTTTAATTTTCTGCATAATGGCTTCCGCCTTCTCCACCGAGCCGTGTTGAGCATAGCAATTCAAAAGAGCACCATAGACCTTAAAATCTCTCGAAGAGTACGGAGTGCTCCTAAAATATTTCTCTGCTTCCGATAGGCCCCGGACTTTAGCTATCAAGTCGAGACGAA
This portion of the Lotus japonicus ecotype B-129 chromosome 3, LjGifu_v1.2 genome encodes:
- the LOC130746912 gene encoding pentatricopeptide repeat-containing protein At2g20710, mitochondrial-like; the protein is MNRIASKWNLNNTLRLFSSSSSPTDSLFLRISRSGDPAISITPLLNQWVEEGRPINHAELQFFIKQLRAHRRFNHALQISEWMSNERNLHFLSANIAIRLDLIAKVRGLSEAEKYFRSTPYSSRDFKVYGALLNCYAQHGSVEKAEAIMQKIKEYSSKRVTCLVLSYNVMLKLYARTGQSKKSYDLMREMIEKDLWDCVTVNTWLRALVESNDINEMEKLLAQTEVDPLITVDWLTYCTAADGYIKACRFDKSLAMLKKSEQLIERKMRRVAYESLMIKYAAIGKKDDVYRIWNMCKNFNNILNSSYISLLTALSRLNDVDGAERIMEKWESGNTRRDIRVPNVMVSIYCKNGLLEKAEAYVGRLLERDSKLDGSIWDRLAGGYYRCKDMDKVVETMKKAILAGRPGWKAHPFTLAACIEHMKEKGDSDLASEILRMCGERGYFSATTHDRLSRYMHGEILKTNALNLIKEDYGLGRDL